The genomic window ACCGCAGAAGCGTTGTTGTCTTTTGATCTCCGTAGGTGGGTTTTGGTGagacattttttattcttccactGCTTGCCAATCATTTCCCTGGAAAAACATGGTGTTCAGCAAACCCGAAAATATCCACCTCCCCTTTCGGGATGTCAAGTTCCCTCAGCTGCAATTCAGAGATTTCAAGGTGGTTTCAGCTCATAAACAGCAATTTCCTCCTCGTCTCACCCGAAGGTGATGCAGATGTTTGAAATCTCTGTGACTGGTGCACACACCAGGAACACTAAACATTTCATCTTGATTTCTCTTCAGTACCACCTACTTCCTGGAAAATCTGGAAGCCTTGCACTTACCACTTCATGTTCTCTGCCAAGttcctttcaattttttctttttctttttctttctttttttttttttttaccctgctCCATTTTTGTCTCACACGTTTATTATATGGTGAcaaatgcagttttcttctgCCACCACATAATAGATGTGTGAAACACATACACATGTTCTAGTAAGAGACTGCTCTTTATTTCCTGGTTCCAGTTGCAAAACGTGAATCAGGGTTGAAAAGGTTGTacctctggcagagctgtgtgatCCACATCCTCAAACTTTCCTGGGTTTTGCTGAAGTCATGGGGAATAACAGCAAATCTCATTCTTATatctctatatttttatatttttatacttcttATATTTTTACATCAGTGTTTTCTCCCCAAGCACATCGTTTCTTCATTTTATAATCACCATTCCCTTGTATTGATTATATTTACTCATTTCAGACATTGATGTTGTTattgacataaaaaaaaatacctccaGCTTCTAGAACAAGTGTACCAGCACTCTGATTGTGGGAAACACACCAATTTTAGAGATAAAACATCCCCCTGTTACTCTGGCTTTAATGCAAAGAACAAACATTTATGAGTCCATTTGCTGCGAATTCCAAgcactgttttctctctgcatcGAGTGATTGCTGATGTTGTGCTGTGCAATTGTAGGTAAGGACCAAATGGCATCTCCACAAGGCTCCTGTGACACAACATGCCTTATTTACACATATCCCAGCTTTTGGGCTTCTGTACCTTCCTGGGGTGTGTAGGGGGCCTCAGTGAAACACGGAATCAGACAGATCCTCTGTGAGCTAAAGCGGAACAAGCCCCACGTTAcaagttaaaacaaaaccaagcaaacaagcaaggaaagaaaaaaaaggcgACAACCAAACACATCATCACTTCCTACCGGATCCAAACAGCCTGGGAATGCCATGTGGCAGGCAGTTGTTCTGGAGTTACCCATGGGGGATTGGAAGCAGCAGGACTATGGTGCTTCCACATTAATCATAAACAGAGCTttgtattgaattttttttttttttaagcaattttaTCCCACAAGGTCCTAGTGGTTGAGTTGCTCCTGCAATAGAATGGCAGGTCGCCGGGTGAAAGattcagaaaatgagaaatgctaTCCCATTTTCCAAACAGAGCAGGAACAACACTAATTCCATTAGGCAAGGTGGAACAGACAATTAAACCGGGcatgcttttaattttggaGCTAGCCAGATAACAGATGCCTTTTTCAAAATGGAATGACTGTTGAAGTGACTCCTTTAAAGTGAAGCAAAACCCCACTGATTTTCCTTGctaaaatgaaagcatttacCTTATACAAAGTATAAGAAATGTTACCTGTTGCCTCCACCATTCCTTCTAGGATTACAACAATTTCTAGCTCCTCTTTGGGCAACTGGGCTTTGGAAATCTCCCAGAAAGGACTCTGCTGGTTAATCTCATGGCTGATGATCAGTGGTGAAACCAAAAAGAGACGATCATCCCCTGTGTAATAACCTACGTTGATATCTGTCTGGTTGAGTGGTATAAATTCCCCCTCCTTTGTCTGTTTGGATTTGATCAACTTGGCTCGTATTGATGCCTCTACAATGTGGGAATTCCTAAGGTCTCCTACTCGGAACATCAGACACAGCTTTCCATCCCGCATGGAAATGACTGCGTTTGTGGAGAACACCAAGGTTTCTGCCCTCTTCTTGGGTTGGGATATTTTCACAAACATGCAGCCAACCATGAAAGCGTTGACGATAGAACCTAAAACCGACTGCACTAAGAGCAGGATAATGCCCTCGGGACACTTGTCCGTGATGACCCGGTAACCATACCCAATGGTGGTTTCGGTCTCGATTGAGAATAAAAAGGCTGAGACAAACCCATTGAGGTTGCTGACGCAGGGAGTCCACGTGCTGTCCCCTATGTGATCCATATCTCCTCTCATGTAGGCAATCAGCCACCAGATCATTCCAAAGAACAGCCAGGTCACAGTGTAAACCATGACAAAGATCAACAGGTTGAACCTCCACTTGAGATCCACCAAGGTGGTGAAGATGTCCGTCAGGTAACGGTAGGTCTCTCTGACGTTCCCGTGGTGGACGTTGCATTTCCCATCTTTCCTAACGTACCTCTGGATTTTCCTCTTGGCACATTCTTTGTTTAGGTGTTTTGGCAGATCCTCTCTAGCTTGTTTGGGCAACTTTGGTTGATGAATAGTGACAGGGCTCTCTATGTCCTGCTCCATTGAGTCTTCTTCCAGGACGTTGGCTGCcgtggaaaacaaacaaacaaggaaaaggcaggcattatttttcctcattatttctCTAAGTCAATACACGACTTCTTCCTGTATTATTAGAGGCATGAAATTGCTATTAATCAATAAAATtatcatcctttttcttttctaacctaTTAGATGCACAGCACAAATGGCATCAAACATCCTCAGTTTATTGCTGAACAGAAATACAATGAAGGCAAACTCTTGTTTCCTATCTATCAGCTCATCTTGATATTTAAattccatccatccatccatatTTAACTGCTGCAAGAATTAAGCAGATATTCCTGCCCCCCTTTGCAGTTTAATGAATGAGGTTTCTCATGCACCAAGAAAGATCTGAAGGAGATAACAgacagaaatgaggaaatggATTCACTTGGGGGTGAGCAGAGAAAATGAGCCATTGTTGAGCTATTTTTTCCCATCAATTGCATTGCTGAGGGGAAAGTATTAAATAAGTACTAAGAGttcaaaaaaaaagccaacaattTTCAGAAAGACCCAGTCCTACTCTTGCTGAAGGAAAGTTGGGCTACAGTGTAATTTATTCCAAGAGCAATTCAAGCACACTTCCATAGAAAATCAACATCTTGCTGATAACAAGACAGGGAATTGTGTCTCCTTCTCCCAGCAAATGTAAAACCTACAGTACTTCAGATTTCATTTGAATTCTGCAAGCCCGTGGCCTTTATTTGAGTGCACTTTTTCCTCTAATGGTGTGGGCCTAAACACCATTTCCCTGTGAGAGTCTTACAAGAATGACagtaactgattttttttttttattattttcccagcATTTTGGTATAAATAGATTCATTTCATTTATGTGCaagaataaaaatgagtttGCTGAGGAGGAGAGTGGAATGTGTTTTGCAAGAAGCTGAGGGTATGGTGAAGTCTGGGGTAATTGCTGGCTTTTACTGGAAATCCTTCTGCCTTCTGGGGCTTCTTCCTGCTGGAATTTCAATTCTTGAacccctttttctctcctttctgagTAACCGCTCTCATTCTTCTGCCAGATTCTAAAGGGAAAAATCTGCTGGCTCTGTCTCATTGTTAAGCTCTgaatacagaatcacagaatggtttgggtgggaagggaccttaaagatcatccagtcccatcccctgccatgggcagggacaccttccactagcccaggttgctccaagccccgtccaacctggccttggacacttccagggatccaggagcagccacagcttctctgggcaacctgtgccagggcctcaccaccctcatatagaagaatttcttcccaacatctgTTCTAAAGTGTTGTGTTGTTGTACCATTGCTCTTGGTGGGTCAGTGCAGCTCAAAGAGCATTTTACTCTCTCTTACAAATGTGTGTTATGTGGCAGATCATCTGTGGGGGAGTGTCACAGCACCTGTAGCTTTTTCAAGATGCTCAGGCTCATTCCTGTGGAGAAAGATCACAGACCCTTGTGAAATTTTAGGGATGACTGGAATACCCAGGGGGAAATAAGTGTTGTCTCTCCTTCTGGCCTGTCCCACTGCCAGCCAAGCCTGTCTTCAGCCCCATCACATCTCTCTGTTCAAGGAAAGGCTCAGAGGTCAACAGCAGCACGGAAACCTGAGAGCAATTCTGTGTTTTAAGACTGTGAGCCCCACCCTGTGTCACCTCCTCAGCTTGTGCTGTGTCCAAGGAGAGCATTATTGAGGCTGAAGGCAGTGGTAGCACTGGAAGTCGTGTCACGGGGCCGTCAGTCCCGAGAGAACTCGCCCCAGTGGGTGACAGTGTGCCTCCTTGCATTATCACTAATGCTGGGTAATGCACGacaaaaacacaataaaaaggCATTGCAGGGACCTGGTGAGGCAGACTTAAGCCAAAGCCAGAAAATTTGAAGTTAAGGCTTCACACTTTATGCTGAACTCTCCATTGTGCCTGAGGAAATTTCAGTCCACAGGAGTTATCACATCACTGCAGCAACAGACCCCTCAAATAATTATGAACAGTCTATGAAGGCTCTGGCTTTTGAGGCTTTATGTTAGGCTAGTAATACTGATATAATgtagttaattatttttaaggcatTATGAATAATTTGCTTTCCCCCCCTGGTCACAGAGACAAGGAGAACACAGAGACAAGGtttcccagaatcccagaatatgctgagttggaagggacccacaaggatcaccgagtccaacccttagccttgcacaggaccatccccaagagtcacaccatgtgccttaAAGTGTCATCCAAACATTTCTGGAGCTCTGGTAGGCTTAGGAATGTCCTTTGAAAATATACCTTACTCCTGACCTTGCTATTAAAGGCAACCATGTCCTAGACCTCCCTGCCTGAGCATCTCTTACCAGAAATTACATTAAAGGCCCAACAGGGCTGATTTTATTCCTGGGATCAGGAGAAATCTGAAGGCACAACCCCTTCCAGGAATGCCCACCTGCCACACCATGACTGCTTTCATACAGTGCTTATTTCCTGTAGAAATACTTAAGAGCAGTGAAACACCTTTTATTCATAAACCAAATTTTATTCATactttccaaaatgttttggTTGATTAAGCCCTTGGGCATCATAACTAGCCTGCCCTGACTTTCACAGCACATCAGCTGACCCCCAAAGAGAGGGACAGCCAAACCCAGGGGCTTCTGTGTTTAACCAAAATCTCTCATTACAGCATTCACATAACACTCATGCAGGCACCTTGATCTTCCTGGAGGGCTTTTGGCCCTTTTGCAAACTCTCCAGGCCCTTCCCAGTGCTGTCATTTCCCAGTTCCCAGGTAGCctctgagaggaaaaattaaggtcaagttttcagtctttctctctttttgcaaGATGCCCTTTTACTCTTCCCCTCACCCAAATTCTACCACCACGAGACCCCAAAAATTCCTTCATAGGGAGGTTTCTAGGTCAGAATCACAGCCCATTCACCCTCTCCTGGGCCAAGCCCTCGCTCCAGACTGAACCCTGGGAACAGCAATTCCCGAAATAAGCGATCCAAAGATTATGCCTCTGTGTGTTTCCATGGAAATGCTTGATGAATAAGTTTTGAACACATGGCAGGATCCCTGTTCCCCACTAAGGCTGAGGAACAGCCACATATTGTCGAGCGCCTTCGCCACAAAATACTTTGGctaattatatttttacttgGTAGCAACCCAATTAGCTTCTGCTGTTTATTTcatctgattttttcctttttggttaTATAATGGCTGTCATGGTTCCAAGGAACAGGGGAGTGAATAGCAGCAATCTCACTTGAGAGCTATTTTTACgccctctgcttttcttcacgACAAAAATATCTACATATTATTAATCTGCACTgcaaaaagggggggaaaaaaaaggtacttcTGAATATTTCCTCATCTCCCAGTAAACTATGTTTGTTTCAACACAATGGCCAGGTAGCAAAAAATGTGCTAATTGAGGCCAATTTAGAGTAGTCTGGTTTGGTTGGTCTCTTAGGCAAATACATACAAGGCATAAGAGATTTCAGTGAGTTCTTTAATTTTCCAGCAAATGACAAGGAGTTCTCCTAAATAAGTCCCTGAATAGTTCACTTGTGTACTGGCTGTGGCTTTATTAGCAAATTAGAGGTGCCCAGGCCCGTTTTTTAGCAGGGAGGCTGAATGGAGTGGGACAGCCCACACTTGTATTACTGAACTCTGCTCTTTCCAGGTTAAATCTCACACAATCTGCCTTTTAGGAATAACCTGTGTCCCATGCTAACACCTGAAATGTAGCCATGAATTCTGTGTACTGGTCAAAACCACACCAGGGGCTTTTCTAGGGATTTCACCACACAGGGAGTCGTGTGCCAGTGTTCaggaa from Chiroxiphia lanceolata isolate bChiLan1 chromosome 2, bChiLan1.pri, whole genome shotgun sequence includes these protein-coding regions:
- the LOC116782244 gene encoding G protein-activated inward rectifier potassium channel 2 isoform X2 is translated as MEQDIESPVTIHQPKLPKQAREDLPKHLNKECAKRKIQRYVRKDGKCNVHHGNVRETYRYLTDIFTTLVDLKWRFNLLIFVMVYTVTWLFFGMIWWLIAYMRGDMDHIGDSTWTPCVSNLNGFVSAFLFSIETETTIGYGYRVITDKCPEGIILLLVQSVLGSIVNAFMVGCMFVKISQPKKRAETLVFSTNAVISMRDGKLCLMFRVGDLRNSHIVEASIRAKLIKSKQTKEGEFIPLNQTDINVGYYTGDDRLFLVSPLIISHEINQQSPFWEISKAQLPKEELEIVVILEGMVEATGMTCQARSSYITSEILWGYRFTPVLTLEDGFYEVDYNSFHETYETNTPVYSAKELAEMASRAELPLTWSVSSKLDQHAELETEEEEKNQEDQNERNGDVANLESESKV
- the LOC116782244 gene encoding G protein-activated inward rectifier potassium channel 2 isoform X1, encoding MAKLTESMTNVLEEDSMEQDIESPVTIHQPKLPKQAREDLPKHLNKECAKRKIQRYVRKDGKCNVHHGNVRETYRYLTDIFTTLVDLKWRFNLLIFVMVYTVTWLFFGMIWWLIAYMRGDMDHIGDSTWTPCVSNLNGFVSAFLFSIETETTIGYGYRVITDKCPEGIILLLVQSVLGSIVNAFMVGCMFVKISQPKKRAETLVFSTNAVISMRDGKLCLMFRVGDLRNSHIVEASIRAKLIKSKQTKEGEFIPLNQTDINVGYYTGDDRLFLVSPLIISHEINQQSPFWEISKAQLPKEELEIVVILEGMVEATGMTCQARSSYITSEILWGYRFTPVLTLEDGFYEVDYNSFHETYETNTPVYSAKELAEMASRAELPLTWSVSSKLDQHAELETEEEEKNQEDQNERNGDVANLESESKV